From the Prunus dulcis chromosome 4, ALMONDv2, whole genome shotgun sequence genome, one window contains:
- the LOC117625840 gene encoding pentatricopeptide repeat-containing protein At1g53600, mitochondrial, translating to MPTKLKPTTLFYKRLPNKIHCSYLSTEAGFKPQNVSKTRKASSFLVYCNSQITRSGRNGDIKQAESVFNRMPKKNTISWTALLTAYAENGQTTKARKLFDEIPERNVASYNAMITAYIKDQCMVGEAFELFSKMPERNEVSYGAMITGFVKAGMFDKAEKLYCDMPVKWREPVCSNVLINGYLKAGKFEEAVRVFEGMVDSNVVSQSCMVDGYCKMGRIVDARSLFDRMLEKNVVTWTAMIDGYMKMGNFKAGFELFLKMRRERLVEVNSTTMAVLLEACGSFGRYGEGIQMHGLVSCMGFDYDVFLGNSFIIMYSRYGRIDEASKIFNMISKKDIVSWNSLIVGYVQCGETEKAFSLFEIMPAKDVVSWTTMMSGFSSKGMTEKAIQLFRMMPEKDDVAWTAVISGFVNNGDYEEALRWFIEMLQKAIRINPLTLSSVLSASASLASLNEGMQIHALSLKMDMEFDLSVQNSLVSMYSKCGNVTDAYWIFTNISTRNTVSFNSMITGYAQNGFGEEALNLFRSMQNEGCKANQITFLGVLSACVHVGLVEEGWQFFNSMKSLHDIEPGPDHYACMVDLLGRTGLLDEAVDLIHSMPFEPHAGVWGALLSASRTHLCLDLAQLATQRLIQLDPDDATPYVVLSNLYSTLGKVKDGNQVMMTKKSKGIRKSPGCSWIVVKDKVHLFLAGDQSHLDLQEIKVMLLIITMEIGPLDR from the coding sequence ATGCCAACAAAACTCAAACCAACTACCCTTTTCTATAAGCGCTTGCCTAATAAGATTCACTGCTCGTACTTGTCTACTGAAGCAGGTTTTAAACCCCAAAACGTGTCCAAAACCAGAAAAGCCAGCAGCTTTCTTGTTTACTGCAATTCCCAAATCACTCGAAGTGGAAGAAATGGTGATATCAAACAAGCAGAGTCAGTATTCAATCGTATGCCGAAGAAGAATACTATTTCCTGGACTGCTCTGCTCACTGCATATGCTGAAAATGGCCAAACTACCAAAGCACGTAAACTGTTCGATGAAATTCCCGAACGAAACGTAGCATCGTATAATGCGATGATCACAGCTTATATTAAGGACCAGTGTATGGTAGGTGAAGCTTTTGAGTTGTTTTCTAAGATGCCCGAGCGTAATGAGGTGTCTTATGGTGCCATGATCACGGGTTTTGTAAAGGCGGGGATGTTTGACAAGGCTGAGAAGCTTTACTGTGATATGCCAGTTAAGTGGCGCGAACCGGTTTGTTCAAATGTTTTGATAAATGGGTATTTGAAGGCgggaaaatttgaagaagCAGTTCGAGTTTTTGAGGGAATGGTAGATAGCAATGTGGTTTCTCAGAGTTGTATGGTTGATGGGTATTGCAAAATGGGAAGGATTGTTGATGCCAGAAGTTTGTTTGATAGGATGCTGGAGAAGAATGTGGTTACTTGGACGGCAATGATTGATGGGTATATGAAGATGGGGAATTTCAAAGCGGGGTTTGAATTGTTTTTGAAAATGAGAAGGGAAAGGCTAGTGGAGGTCAATAGCACTACCATGGCTGTACTGTTAGAAGCTTGTGGTAGTTTCGGTAGATATGGAGAAGGGATTCAGATGCACGGGTTAGTTTCTTGTATGGGATTTGACTATGATGTGTTTTTAGGGAATTCTTTTATCATTATGTACAGTAGATATGGACGCATAGATGAAGCTTCTAAGATATTTAATATGATAAGCAAGAAAGACATTGTTTCCTGGAATTCCTTAATTGTTGGTTACGTTCAATGTGGTGAAACTGAAAAAGCTTTTAGTCTGTTTGAGATTATGCCTGCAAAGGATGTAGTCTCATGGACGACCATGATGTCAGGATTCTCTAGCAAAGGGATGACTGAGAAAGCCATCCAATTGTTCAGAATGATGCCTGAGAAGGATGATGTTGCTTGGACTGCTGTAATTTCGGGTTTTGTAAATAATGGGGATTATGAGGAGGCTCTCCGTTGGTTTATTGAGATGCTTCAAAAGGCAATCAGGATCAATCCTCTAACTTTAAGCAGTGTGCTCAGTGCTTCAGCCAGTTTGGCCAGCCTAAATGAGGGGATGCAGATCCATGCTCTTTCATTGAAGATGGATATGGAATTTGATTTATCTGTTCAAAATTCTCTGGTATCTATGTATTCAAAGTGTGGGAATGTTACTGATGCCTATTGGATCTTTACAAATATCTCTACCCGCAACACTGTTTCATTCAACTCAATGATTACTGGGTATGCACAAAATGGGTTTGGGGAAGAGGCGCTTAACTTATTTAGGAGCATGCAGAATGAAGGTTGCAAGGCAAACCAAATCACCTTTCTAGGTGTTCTTTCAGCATGTGTCCATGTGGGCCTAGTAGAGGAAGGATGGcagttttttaattcaatGAAATCATTACACGATATAGAACCAGGACCTGATCACTATGCTTGCATGGTTGATCTCCTTGGTCGGACTGGTTTGCTAGATGAAGCTGTCGATTTGATTCATTCAATGCCGTTTGAGCCCCATGCCGGGGTTTGGGGAGCTCTTCTCAGCGCTAGCAGGACTCATTTATGTCTTGATCTTGCCCAGCTTGCAACACAGCGCCTAATTCAATTGGATCCTGATGATGCAACCCCTTATGTGGTCTTGTCCAACTTATATTCTACTCTGGGGAAAGTGAAGGATGGAAACCAAGTGATGATgaccaaaaaatcaaagggGATAAGGAAGAGTCCAGGCTGCAGCTGGATCGTAGTGAAGGACAAGGTTCATTTGTTTCTTGCAGGAGATCAATCCCATCTGGACTTACAAGAGATCAAAGTAATGCTTCTGATCATAACGATGGAAATTGGACCACTGGATAGATGA
- the LOC117625765 gene encoding uncharacterized protein LOC117625765, protein MASLLAENWSCMNNNMDMNDHFPGAAGAGTSSNMSNALLMSLLEETQGDQDHDEERLRSLIHALEVELDPTTSEDHEIFMENPHQFGGISQEDFQPLDVGYVSGGDFPGTDAAGFGWIDMEIGSSSQEGTGESVDWYMDSCLDDEIDCSSSNFGGATTTPFEENGYQNLWQETYINTRMNV, encoded by the coding sequence ATGGCTTCTTTGCTAGCTGAAAACTGGTCATGCATGAACAACAACATGGACATGAATGATCACTTTCCTGGAGCAGCTGGAGCTGGAACCTCATCAAACATGAGCAATGCCCTGCTCATGTCCTTGTTGGAAGAAACACAAGGCGATCAAGATCACGACGAAGAGCGATTGCGCAGCCTAATCCATGCTCTAGAAGTAGAACTGGACCCTACTACTAGTGAAGATCATGAAATTTTCATGGAAAATCCTCATCAATTTGGTGGCATTAGTCAAGAGGATTTTCAGCCATTGGATGTGGGATATGTGAGCGGTGGTGATTTCCCTGGAACAGATGCAGCTGGGTTCGGTTGGATTGATATGGAAATAGGGTCTTCTTCTCAGGAGGGTACTGGTGAATCAGTTGACTGGTACATGGATTCTTGTCTTGATGATGAGATCGATTGCTCGTCTAGTAATTTTGGAGGGGCTACGACCACTCCCTTTGAGGAAAATGGGTATCAGAATTTGTGGCAGGAAACATATATTAATACAAGGATGAATGTATAG